A window from Schistosoma haematobium chromosome 1, whole genome shotgun sequence encodes these proteins:
- the YPEL2_2 gene encoding Protein yippee-like 2 (EggNog:ENOG410VHEM~COG:S), with translation MVKTFQVYLGAQGNSSTRSNSSNSSCSNSSDSDDRTYSCVHCRAHLARHQDLISKSFQGSQGRAYLFDTVVNVSCGKPEERLLLTGNLKLFILTAITYDLSYLYKCMYT, from the coding sequence ATGGTAAAGACATTTCAAGTCTACTTAGGAGCACAAGGAAACAGCTCAACACGAAGCAACAGCAGCAACAgtagttgtagtaacagtagcGATAGTGATGACCGTACATACAGCTGTGTACATTGTCGTGCTCACCTTGCTCGTCATCAAGATCTTATTTCCAAGTCATTTCAAGGAAGTCAAGGTCGCGCATATCTGTTCGACACGGTTGTTaatgtttcttgtgggaaaccaGAAGAAAGGCTCCTACTCACCGGTAATTTAAAACTGTTTATACTTACTGCAATAACATACGATTTATCCTACTTATATAAAT